Proteins from one Elephas maximus indicus isolate mEleMax1 chromosome 12, mEleMax1 primary haplotype, whole genome shotgun sequence genomic window:
- the UBALD1 gene encoding UBA-like domain-containing protein 1 translates to MNRDKVSRLGVAEPGRGSGLAPPPNAGPIRPVPARPSPNANRKLHVPGCPNTPWPPIGRGATSLSDATRGRPPSQLLFKGAEAEAAPNYDSQHPQRSARRLGARRGSVSQNRTVNICISRSRLVNGGRVRRSSELRGALSLNMDELKHQVMINQFVLTAGCAADQAKQLLQAAHWQFETALSAFFQETNIPYSHHHHQMMCTPANTPATPPNFPDALTMFSRLKASESFHGGGSSSPMATGATSPPPHFPHTAAAGNFAAPSWPTAASPPVGTQHHQLQQLPLWTPAPSSPTSDWPPLAPQQAASEPRAHPAMEAER, encoded by the exons ATGAACCGGGACAAGGTCAGTCGGCTCGGGGTGGCGGAGCCAGGCCGTGGGTCGGGCCTCGCCCCGCCGCCCAATGCCGGTCCAATCCGCCCGGTACCCGCACGCCCGAGCCCAAACGCCAACCGGAAGCTGCATGTGCCGGGCT GTCCTAACACCCCGTGGCCTCCCATTGGCCGAGGCGCGACCTCACTCAGTGACGCCACCCG TGGGCGCCCGCCGTCGCAGCTCCTATTCAAGGGTGCAGAGGCGGAAGCGGCGCCGAACTACGATTCCCAGCATCCCCAGCGCTCCGCCCGCCGGCTGGGAGCGAGGCGAGGCTCGGTGAGTCAGAACCGCACAGTAAATATTTGTATTAGCCGGAGCCGGCTAGTTAATGGTGGACGCGTGAGACGGAGTAGCGAGCTGCGCGGCGCCTTGTCATTGAACATGGACGAGCTCAAGCACCAGGTCATGATCAACCAGTTCGTGCTGACCGCGGGCTGCGCGGCTGACCAGGCGAAGCAGCTCCTGCAGGCGGCCCACTGGCAGTTCGAG ACGGCCCTCAGCGCCTTTTTCCAGGAGACCAACATCCCCtacagccaccaccaccaccagatg ATGTGCACTCCCGCCAACACCCCTGCCACGCCCCCCAACTTCCCTGACGCCCTCACCATGTTCTCCCGTCTCAAGGCCTCCGAGAGCTTCCACGGTGGGGGCAGCAGCAGCCCAATGGCCACAGGGGCCACGTCACCCCCACCACATTTTCCCCACACTGCCGCAGCCGGCAACTTTGCGGCACCCAGCTGGCCGACTGCAGCCTCACCCCCAGTGGGTACACAGCACCACCAGCTGCAGCAGCTGCCCCTGTGGACTCCGGCACCCTCCTCCCCAACTTCAGACTGGCCACCCCTGGCCCCCCAGCAGGCTGCCTCAGAACCGAGGGCCCACCCTGCCATGGAGGCAGAGAGATAA